A section of the Streptomyces sp. Je 1-369 genome encodes:
- a CDS encoding PhzA/PhzB family protein — MTAPAPVFTDHLELRARNRRAVEQYMETGPEARLRRYTLYTQDGTAALFNTDIGRPIVVKGRAKLQKHGELSLQVLPDWEWSDVRIYETQDPAVIWVECDGEGTIRFPGYPEGRYRNHFIHGFTLDDGQIAASREYTNPIEHMRALSIDTPHIKRDWIPS, encoded by the coding sequence ATGACTGCCCCTGCCCCGGTGTTCACCGACCACCTCGAGCTGCGCGCCCGCAACCGGCGGGCCGTGGAGCAGTACATGGAGACTGGGCCCGAGGCCCGGCTGCGCCGCTACACCCTCTACACCCAGGACGGCACCGCGGCCCTGTTCAACACCGACATCGGCCGCCCCATCGTGGTGAAGGGCCGCGCCAAGCTGCAAAAACACGGCGAACTCTCCCTGCAGGTGCTGCCCGACTGGGAGTGGTCCGACGTGCGGATCTACGAGACCCAGGACCCGGCGGTCATCTGGGTGGAGTGCGACGGCGAGGGCACCATCCGCTTCCCCGGCTACCCCGAGGGCCGCTACCGCAACCACTTCATCCACGGCTTCACCCTGGACGACGGACAGATCGCCGCCAGCCGCGAATACACCAACCCCATCGAGCACATGCGCGC
- the phzG gene encoding phenazine biosynthesis FMN-dependent oxidase PhzG → MSDVRRSETMTGSVEVEFAEFRTPPAEPLGLLSAWLKAATEQGVREPRALALATADAQGRTSSRILAVNQVTDTGIVFITHTGSQKGRELSANPWASGVLYWRETSQQITVAGPVRRLPRAQAEELWAARAVFTHAMSTVSLQSEPLRDLDHLEDIRARALELGQPPRPLPCPQAFAAYVLEPAAVEFWANGTDRLHERLRYDRTDSGWDTTRLQP, encoded by the coding sequence ATGTCTGATGTACGGCGTTCCGAGACGATGACGGGCTCGGTGGAGGTGGAGTTCGCCGAGTTCCGCACCCCGCCCGCGGAGCCGCTGGGATTGTTGTCGGCCTGGCTGAAGGCGGCCACCGAGCAGGGCGTGCGCGAGCCGCGCGCGCTGGCCCTGGCCACCGCCGATGCGCAGGGGCGCACCTCCTCGCGGATCCTGGCGGTCAATCAGGTCACCGACACCGGCATCGTGTTCATCACCCACACCGGCAGCCAGAAGGGCCGCGAGCTGAGCGCCAACCCCTGGGCCTCGGGGGTGCTGTACTGGCGCGAGACCAGCCAGCAGATCACCGTGGCCGGACCGGTGCGCCGGCTGCCGCGCGCCCAGGCGGAGGAACTGTGGGCGGCGCGCGCGGTGTTCACCCACGCCATGTCCACCGTCTCGCTGCAGAGCGAGCCGCTGCGCGACCTGGACCACCTGGAGGACATCCGCGCCCGCGCCCTGGAACTGGGCCAGCCGCCCCGGCCGCTGCCCTGCCCGCAGGCGTTCGCGGCCTACGTCCTGGAGCCGGCCGCGGTGGAGTTCTGGGCCAACGGCACCGACCGGCTGCACGAGCGGCTGCGCTACGACCGCACCGACAGCGGCTGGGACACCACCCGCCTGCAGCCCTGA
- a CDS encoding methyltransferase: MSTEATLARFREYMVGPSRFMSLLSVFELGLVDQLRATPGADAARLGEAVGAKPDAVEQLLFLMVKEGFVAQDEDGGYRLDALAEVAEHDLKRALTYMNMIKVVALRQLFYLTDSVRTGTIVGLKELYGAGEGTLYDAVADHSDLNDAWLTLMNNVTANIDPWFFANIDVPAGAKVLDVAGNTGLGAIHTYEHKASPGLTVTTFDLPEKESTCLENFKKHGVAEHCSFIGGNVFDEIPQGFDTVLIKHFLDMFDKDDVFTILKGVHRSLEVGGQVHIMVPVYPEDIRDTDNYNVDFFPAFFIGCTMGQGGPQKISTYQSWLEECGFKVTKAITKDPAEVPRDVIPVQAILCATKVA; encoded by the coding sequence ATGTCTACTGAAGCCACCCTCGCCCGGTTCCGCGAGTACATGGTCGGCCCCTCGCGGTTCATGAGCCTGCTGTCCGTCTTCGAGCTCGGCCTGGTCGACCAGCTGCGCGCCACGCCCGGCGCGGATGCGGCCCGGCTCGGCGAGGCGGTGGGCGCCAAGCCCGACGCCGTGGAGCAGCTGTTGTTCCTGATGGTCAAGGAGGGCTTCGTCGCCCAGGACGAGGACGGCGGCTACCGCCTGGACGCGCTGGCCGAGGTCGCCGAGCACGACCTCAAGCGCGCCCTCACCTACATGAACATGATCAAGGTGGTGGCGCTGCGGCAGCTCTTCTACCTCACCGACAGCGTGCGCACCGGCACGATCGTGGGCCTCAAGGAGCTCTACGGCGCCGGCGAGGGCACCCTGTACGACGCGGTGGCCGACCACAGCGACCTCAACGACGCCTGGCTGACGCTGATGAACAACGTCACCGCCAACATCGACCCCTGGTTCTTCGCCAACATCGACGTGCCCGCCGGCGCGAAGGTCCTGGACGTGGCCGGCAACACCGGCCTGGGCGCCATCCACACCTATGAGCACAAGGCCTCCCCGGGGCTGACGGTGACCACCTTCGACCTGCCGGAGAAGGAGAGCACCTGCCTGGAGAACTTCAAGAAGCACGGGGTGGCCGAGCACTGCTCCTTCATCGGCGGCAACGTCTTCGACGAGATCCCCCAGGGCTTCGACACCGTGCTGATCAAGCACTTCCTGGACATGTTCGACAAGGACGACGTGTTCACCATCCTCAAGGGCGTGCACCGCTCCCTGGAGGTGGGCGGGCAGGTCCACATCATGGTGCCGGTCTATCCCGAGGACATCCGCGACACCGACAACTACAACGTCGACTTCTTCCCGGCCTTCTTCATCGGCTGCACCATGGGCCAGGGCGGCCCGCAGAAGATCTCCACGTACCAGAGCTGGCTGGAGGAGTGCGGGTTCAAGGTCACCAAGGCCATCACCAAGGACCCCGCCGAGGTGCCCCGCGACGTCATTCCCGTCCAGGCCATCCTGTGCGCCACCAAGGTCGCCTGA
- a CDS encoding isochorismatase family protein yields MTGIPPISPYPLPAEGDLPPAAVSWTAEADRAVLLVHDMQRYFLKPFPDPLRHELITHAAQLRDHCATLGIPVAYTAQPGGMSDEQRGLLKDFWGPGMRPAPEDRQVVDALAPTAQDWQLTKWRYSAFFKTDLLQRMRAAGRDQLIVCGVYAHVGVLATAIDAFTHDIQPFLVADATADFSQDYHRSALTYAAERCARVTTVKGLLT; encoded by the coding sequence ATGACCGGCATACCCCCCATCAGCCCCTACCCCCTGCCCGCCGAGGGCGACCTGCCCCCGGCCGCCGTGTCCTGGACCGCCGAGGCCGACCGGGCGGTCCTGCTCGTCCACGACATGCAGCGGTACTTCCTCAAGCCCTTCCCCGACCCCCTGCGCCACGAGCTGATCACCCACGCCGCCCAGCTGCGCGACCACTGCGCCACCCTGGGCATCCCCGTCGCCTACACCGCCCAGCCCGGCGGCATGAGCGACGAACAGCGCGGCCTGCTCAAGGACTTCTGGGGCCCGGGCATGCGCCCCGCCCCCGAGGACCGCCAGGTCGTCGACGCCCTCGCCCCCACCGCGCAGGACTGGCAGCTCACCAAATGGCGCTACAGCGCCTTCTTCAAGACCGACCTGCTCCAGCGCATGCGCGCCGCCGGCCGCGACCAGCTCATCGTGTGCGGCGTCTACGCCCACGTCGGCGTCCTGGCCACCGCCATCGACGCCTTCACCCACGACATCCAGCCCTTCCTCGTCGCCGACGCCACCGCCGACTTCTCACAGGACTACCACCGCTCGGCCCTCACCTACGCCGCCGAGCGCTGCGCCCGGGTCACCACCGTCAAGGGGCTCCTCACATGA
- a CDS encoding 3-deoxy-7-phosphoheptulonate synthase: MEDVIREIRIRGALQQPEWSDLSQLNRVGEALASRPPLVQGDDLATLRTLLGKVARGEAMVLQSGDCAEDPQECTPSYVARKAALLDVLAGSLGLITGKPVLRVGRIAGQFAKPRSKPTEIIDGVELPVFRGHMVNGPEPDAESRRPDPLRILTGYMAAGDILEHLGWRDRAAGRDVVEPMVWTSHEALLLDYETPMLRTDDKGRLFLGSTHWPWIGERTRQVEGAHVALLSQVSNPVACKVGPSMDTADLLALCERLDPWRDEGRLTLIARMGADHVGEKLPRLVEAVREAGHPVIWLSDPVHGNTVTAPGGYKTRLVDTVAREITGFARAVQSAGGTAGGLHLETTPDDVTECASTEADLDRVGERYTSCCDPRLNPAQAQTAVNAWPA; this comes from the coding sequence ATGGAAGACGTTATACGGGAGATTCGTATCCGCGGGGCACTGCAGCAACCCGAATGGAGCGACCTGTCCCAGCTGAACCGGGTGGGCGAGGCCCTCGCCTCCCGCCCCCCGCTCGTCCAGGGCGACGACCTGGCCACCCTGCGCACCCTGCTGGGCAAGGTCGCCCGCGGCGAGGCCATGGTCCTGCAGTCCGGCGACTGCGCCGAGGACCCCCAGGAATGCACCCCCTCCTACGTCGCCCGCAAGGCCGCCCTGCTGGACGTGCTGGCCGGCTCCCTCGGACTGATCACCGGCAAGCCGGTGCTGCGGGTGGGCCGCATCGCCGGCCAGTTCGCCAAACCCCGCTCCAAGCCCACCGAAATCATCGACGGGGTGGAACTGCCCGTCTTCCGCGGCCACATGGTCAACGGCCCCGAACCCGACGCCGAGAGCCGCCGCCCCGACCCGCTGCGCATCCTCACCGGCTACATGGCCGCCGGCGACATCCTGGAACACCTGGGCTGGCGCGACCGGGCCGCCGGCCGCGACGTCGTCGAACCGATGGTGTGGACCAGCCACGAAGCGCTGCTCCTGGACTACGAAACACCCATGCTGCGCACCGACGACAAGGGCCGCCTCTTCCTCGGCTCCACCCACTGGCCCTGGATCGGCGAGCGCACCCGCCAGGTCGAAGGCGCCCACGTCGCCCTCCTGTCCCAGGTCAGCAACCCCGTCGCCTGCAAGGTCGGCCCCAGCATGGACACCGCCGACCTCCTGGCCCTGTGCGAACGCCTGGACCCCTGGCGCGACGAGGGCCGCCTGACCCTCATCGCCCGCATGGGCGCCGACCACGTCGGCGAGAAACTGCCCCGCCTGGTCGAAGCGGTCCGCGAGGCCGGCCACCCCGTCATCTGGCTCAGCGACCCGGTGCACGGCAACACCGTCACCGCCCCCGGCGGCTACAAGACCCGCCTGGTGGACACCGTCGCCCGCGAGATCACCGGCTTCGCCCGCGCCGTCCAGAGCGCCGGCGGCACCGCCGGCGGACTCCACCTGGAGACCACCCCCGACGACGTCACCGAGTGCGCCAGCACCGAGGCCGACCTGGACCGCGTCGGAGAGCGCTACACCTCCTGCTGCGACCCGCGCCTGAACCCCGCCCAGGCCCAGACCGCCGTCAACGCCTGGCCCGCCTGA
- a CDS encoding aromatic prenyltransferase: MPQATGINEVCSAIEEAARLAGVPARPDSVRPIVSAFAEGLHEAGVVYSLSTRQDTPAELDFTLTVPTRSGDPYATALAHGFLTATGHPLDTLLADIQSRCTISEYLIDGGVAGGFNKIYAHFPQDVQDVAGLAELPSMPPALAQSLGLLARHGLSDVAMIGIDYPRRTVNLYFTQLSEQCRAPATILALHRELGLPAPGEAMLAFAARSFRIYTTLSWDSAGIERICYAPPPARGWEPAALPAPVPERVAHFVDHAPRAYPGEPIVIAAVKWAPEGEYLNLGPYFQLSPLMRQVISAVHNGKL; this comes from the coding sequence ATGCCCCAAGCCACGGGGATCAACGAGGTGTGCTCGGCCATCGAGGAGGCGGCCCGCCTGGCGGGCGTGCCCGCCCGCCCCGACAGCGTGCGGCCCATCGTCAGCGCCTTCGCCGAGGGCCTGCACGAGGCCGGGGTCGTCTACAGCCTCTCCACCCGCCAGGACACCCCGGCGGAGCTCGACTTCACCCTCACGGTGCCCACCCGCAGCGGCGACCCCTACGCCACCGCGCTCGCGCACGGCTTCCTCACCGCCACCGGCCACCCCCTCGACACGCTCCTGGCGGACATCCAGAGCCGGTGCACCATCAGCGAGTACCTCATCGACGGCGGCGTCGCCGGCGGCTTCAACAAGATCTACGCGCACTTCCCGCAGGACGTCCAGGACGTGGCCGGGCTCGCCGAACTGCCCTCCATGCCGCCCGCCCTGGCCCAGAGCCTGGGGCTGCTGGCCCGGCACGGCCTGAGCGACGTCGCGATGATCGGCATCGACTACCCGCGCCGCACCGTCAACCTGTACTTCACCCAGCTCTCCGAGCAGTGCCGGGCGCCCGCAACCATCCTGGCCCTGCACCGCGAACTGGGCCTGCCCGCCCCCGGCGAGGCGATGCTGGCCTTCGCCGCCCGCTCCTTCCGCATCTACACCACCCTCAGCTGGGACTCCGCCGGCATCGAGCGGATCTGCTACGCCCCGCCGCCCGCCCGCGGCTGGGAGCCGGCCGCGCTGCCGGCGCCCGTCCCCGAGCGGGTCGCGCACTTCGTGGACCACGCCCCGCGCGCCTACCCCGGCGAGCCCATCGTCATTGCGGCCGTGAAGTGGGCGCCCGAGGGGGAGTACCTCAACCTCGGCCCCTACTTCCAGCTCTCCCCGCTGATGCGCCAGGTGATCAGCGCGGTCCACAACGGAAAGCTCTGA
- a CDS encoding aromatic prenyltransferase has product MSGTADLAGVYAAVEESAGLLDVACDRDKVWPILAAYEDVLPGAVIAFRVATNARHEGEFDCRFTVPGHLDPYAVAVEQNLTVPGGHPIDSLLAEVQEHCAVDSYGVDFGVQGGFKKIWVYFPGGRHQTLSHLAKIASMPPGLAATEDFFARYGLADQVDLIGIDYASRTMNVYFAASSEVVAPETVLAMHREIGLPDPSEQMLDFCQKAFGIYTTLNWDSQNVERIAYSVKTENPLELSARLGAKVEQFLKSVPYGADTPKMVYAAVTAGGEEYYKLQSYYQWRTDSRLNLSYVGGRSA; this is encoded by the coding sequence ATGTCGGGAACCGCCGATCTGGCCGGTGTCTACGCTGCCGTCGAGGAATCCGCCGGGCTGCTGGACGTGGCCTGCGACCGCGACAAGGTGTGGCCCATCCTGGCCGCCTACGAGGACGTCCTGCCGGGCGCCGTGATCGCTTTCCGGGTGGCCACCAACGCGCGCCACGAGGGCGAGTTCGACTGCCGCTTCACCGTCCCGGGCCACCTGGACCCCTACGCCGTGGCCGTGGAGCAGAACCTCACCGTGCCCGGCGGCCATCCCATCGACTCGCTCCTGGCCGAGGTGCAGGAGCACTGCGCGGTGGACAGCTACGGCGTCGACTTCGGCGTGCAGGGCGGTTTCAAGAAGATCTGGGTGTACTTCCCCGGCGGCCGCCACCAGACGCTCTCGCACCTGGCCAAGATCGCCTCCATGCCGCCGGGCCTGGCCGCCACCGAGGACTTCTTCGCCCGCTACGGCCTGGCCGACCAGGTGGACCTGATCGGCATCGACTACGCCAGCCGCACCATGAACGTGTACTTCGCGGCCTCCTCCGAGGTGGTGGCCCCCGAGACGGTCCTGGCGATGCACCGCGAGATCGGCCTGCCCGACCCCAGCGAGCAGATGCTCGACTTCTGCCAGAAGGCCTTCGGCATCTACACCACCTTGAACTGGGACTCACAGAACGTGGAGCGGATCGCCTACAGCGTCAAGACCGAGAACCCGCTGGAGCTCTCCGCCCGCCTGGGCGCCAAGGTCGAGCAGTTCCTCAAGAGCGTCCCCTACGGGGCCGACACCCCCAAGATGGTCTACGCCGCCGTCACCGCCGGCGGCGAGGAGTACTACAAGCTCCAGTCGTACTACCAGTGGCGCACCGACAGCCGGCTGAACCTTTCCTACGTCGGCGGGCGCTCGGCCTGA
- a CDS encoding chorismate-binding protein: protein MTPTPPTPDLLARALSGHSKAFALLHRPHTTGPGTLEVLTGSVTRPATLADIPLPEQPGTGAGDTAGHEVLVLMPYRQLAERGFACADDGTPLLAMTVTDQQQLPLQQALARIPDVPTPLSGGDFDVDDAAYEDVVRRIAKEMIGTGEGANFVIKRTFVADITDYGPASAPALFRRLLESESGAHWTFLIHTGDRVLVGASPERHVSLKDGTAVMNPISGTYRYPPSGSTLEGVLQFLGDRKETDELYMVLDEELKMMARICDTGGRVVGPYLKEMARLAHTEYFIEGRTDRDVRDILRETMFAPTVTGSPLESACRIIHQYEPGGRGYYSGAAALIGRDEHGERVMDSAILIRTADISEQGRLAIGVGATIVRHSDPASEAAETRAKAAGLVAALGGETTQRFADHPSVRRALEGRNDSIAGFWLSDIPARAAARPQLAGRRVLVVDMEDTFTSMIDQQLRSLGLDVTLRRYDEAYTFTGHDLVVMGPGPGDPQEVAHPKMAHLHTAVATLLREQRPFLAVCLSHQVLGLQLGLPLRRRDVPNQGVQKQIDLFGAPEHVGYYNTFALLSEHEEFTPRGVPGHTGHQPVQVSRDAATGEVHALRGPGFASLQFHPESVLTREGPRIVGTALAGLLAPARTPDPA from the coding sequence ATGACACCGACACCCCCCACCCCCGACCTGCTGGCCCGCGCCCTGAGCGGCCACAGCAAGGCCTTCGCCCTGCTGCACCGGCCCCACACCACCGGCCCCGGCACCCTGGAAGTCCTCACCGGCTCGGTCACCCGGCCCGCCACCCTGGCCGACATCCCCCTGCCCGAGCAGCCCGGCACCGGCGCCGGGGACACAGCGGGCCACGAAGTACTGGTCCTCATGCCCTACCGGCAGCTGGCCGAACGCGGCTTCGCCTGCGCCGACGACGGCACCCCGCTGCTCGCCATGACCGTCACCGACCAGCAGCAACTGCCCCTGCAGCAGGCCCTGGCCCGCATCCCGGACGTCCCCACCCCGCTGTCCGGCGGCGACTTCGACGTCGACGACGCGGCCTATGAGGACGTGGTGCGCCGCATCGCCAAGGAAATGATCGGCACCGGCGAGGGCGCCAACTTCGTCATCAAGCGCACCTTCGTCGCCGACATCACCGACTACGGCCCCGCCAGCGCCCCCGCCCTCTTCCGCCGCCTGCTGGAGAGCGAGAGCGGCGCCCACTGGACCTTCCTCATCCACACCGGCGACCGCGTCCTGGTCGGCGCCTCCCCCGAACGCCACGTCAGCCTCAAGGACGGCACGGCCGTCATGAACCCCATCAGCGGCACCTACCGCTACCCGCCCTCCGGCTCCACCCTCGAAGGCGTCCTTCAGTTCCTCGGCGACCGCAAGGAAACCGACGAGCTCTACATGGTCCTCGACGAGGAACTGAAGATGATGGCCCGCATCTGCGACACCGGCGGCCGCGTCGTGGGCCCCTACCTCAAGGAAATGGCCCGCCTGGCCCACACCGAGTACTTCATCGAGGGCCGCACCGACCGCGACGTGCGCGACATCCTGCGCGAGACGATGTTCGCCCCCACCGTCACCGGCAGCCCCCTGGAAAGCGCCTGCCGCATCATCCACCAGTACGAGCCCGGCGGCCGCGGCTACTACAGCGGCGCCGCCGCCCTCATCGGCCGCGACGAGCACGGCGAGCGGGTCATGGACTCCGCCATCCTCATCCGCACCGCCGACATCAGCGAGCAGGGCCGCCTGGCCATCGGCGTCGGCGCCACCATCGTGCGCCACTCCGACCCCGCCTCCGAAGCCGCCGAGACCCGCGCCAAGGCCGCCGGCCTGGTCGCCGCCCTCGGCGGCGAAACCACCCAGCGCTTCGCCGACCACCCCAGCGTGCGCCGCGCCCTGGAAGGCCGCAACGACTCGATCGCCGGCTTCTGGCTCTCCGACATCCCCGCCCGCGCCGCCGCCCGGCCCCAACTGGCCGGCCGCCGCGTCCTGGTCGTCGACATGGAGGACACCTTCACCTCCATGATCGACCAGCAGCTGCGCTCCCTGGGCCTGGACGTCACCCTGCGCCGCTACGACGAGGCCTACACCTTCACCGGCCACGACCTCGTCGTCATGGGCCCCGGCCCCGGCGACCCCCAGGAAGTGGCCCACCCCAAAATGGCCCACCTGCACACCGCGGTCGCCACCCTGCTGCGCGAACAGCGCCCCTTCCTCGCCGTCTGCCTCAGCCACCAGGTCCTGGGCCTGCAACTGGGCCTGCCCCTGCGCCGCCGGGACGTGCCCAACCAGGGCGTGCAAAAGCAGATCGACCTGTTCGGCGCCCCCGAACACGTCGGCTACTACAACACCTTCGCGCTGCTGAGCGAGCACGAGGAATTCACCCCCCGCGGCGTGCCCGGCCACACCGGCCACCAGCCGGTCCAGGTCAGCCGGGACGCGGCCACCGGCGAGGTGCACGCCCTGCGCGGGCCCGGCTTCGCCTCCCTGCAGTTCCACCCCGAATCCGTCCTGACCCGCGAAGGCCCCCGCATCGTCGGCACCGCCCTGGCCGGCCTGCTGGCCCCGGCCCGCACCCCCGACCCGGCCTGA
- a CDS encoding PhzA/PhzB family protein: MSESVPGLPFTDAAELRRANRATVEQYMHTRGQDRLRRHELFTEDGRGGLWTTDTGSPVETVGRDRLAEHAVWSLGCFPDWEWYNIQIFETQDPNHIWVECDGRGKIRFGDYPEGYYENHFLHSFELDNGKIKRNREFMNPFQQLRALGIPVPEIKRTGIPT, encoded by the coding sequence ATGTCCGAATCCGTCCCGGGCCTGCCATTCACCGACGCGGCCGAACTGCGCCGCGCCAACCGGGCCACCGTCGAGCAGTACATGCACACCCGCGGCCAGGACCGGCTGCGCCGCCACGAGCTGTTCACCGAGGACGGCCGCGGCGGACTGTGGACCACCGACACCGGCTCCCCGGTCGAGACGGTCGGCCGCGACCGGCTCGCCGAGCACGCCGTATGGTCCCTCGGCTGCTTCCCCGACTGGGAGTGGTACAACATCCAGATATTCGAGACACAGGACCCCAACCACATCTGGGTGGAATGCGACGGACGCGGCAAGATCCGCTTCGGCGATTACCCCGAGGGATACTACGAGAACCACTTCCTGCACTCCTTCGAACTGGACAACGGGAAGATCAAGCGCAATCGCGAGTTCATGAATCCCTTCCAGCAGCTGCGGGCGCTCGGTATTCCAGTACCGGAAATCAAGCGCACCGGAATTCCCACCTGA